One genomic window of Bacillaceae bacterium S4-13-56 includes the following:
- a CDS encoding enoyl-CoA hydratase translates to MEFIHLESRQGVSILTLNRPKKLNAINSQMLLELDEALEMVDQNDHKLLIVRGAGQGFCSGGDISMMKEISDQQTFNDIMELIEKIITKIYLMDKIVIAMIQGPAVGLGLSLALACDYVIAHKRHKLSMNFIGIGLVPDGGGHFWLKERLGVTQASKFIWSGQEFEGEESLTHGLVDLIVEKDLESLIDEVVAYWHSRPLQSVVATKLIYHRSLYKELQKYLEQEKEMQWKMRQTADHQEGVQAFLEKRRPKFEGK, encoded by the coding sequence ATGGAATTCATTCATTTAGAGAGTCGTCAGGGAGTTTCTATTCTAACTTTGAATCGACCGAAGAAGCTTAATGCTATCAATTCACAAATGTTGCTTGAATTGGATGAGGCATTAGAAATGGTGGACCAAAACGATCATAAACTTTTGATTGTGCGAGGAGCAGGGCAAGGTTTTTGTTCTGGCGGAGACATCTCAATGATGAAGGAAATCTCTGATCAACAAACTTTTAATGACATCATGGAACTTATCGAAAAGATTATCACTAAGATTTACTTGATGGATAAAATAGTAATTGCAATGATACAGGGACCTGCAGTTGGTCTGGGACTTAGTCTTGCGTTGGCGTGTGATTATGTAATCGCTCACAAAAGACATAAGCTATCCATGAATTTTATTGGAATTGGTCTTGTTCCAGATGGTGGGGGACATTTCTGGTTAAAAGAACGCCTTGGAGTGACGCAGGCATCCAAATTCATTTGGAGCGGGCAGGAATTTGAAGGAGAAGAATCTCTAACACATGGTTTAGTGGACTTAATCGTCGAAAAGGACTTGGAAAGCCTTATAGATGAAGTCGTTGCATATTGGCATAGCCGTCCACTTCAATCAGTTGTTGCAACTAAGTTAATCTATCACCGTTCCTTATATAAGGAGCTTCAAAAATACTTGGAACAAGAAAAAGAAATGCAATGGAAAATGCGACAAACTGCTGATCACCAAGAAGGTGTACAAGCCTTTTTAGAAAAAAGAAGACCCAAATTCGAAGGGAAATAA
- a CDS encoding YlbF family regulator, which translates to MSKNTYDIANDMEKAIRESDEFKSLKQAFDAVMGDESTRRMFDDFRDTQLELQQKQMQGLEITEEEVEKARKVVEVVQQNPVISKLMEEEQRLNVLINDISTIITKPLEELYGQDQ; encoded by the coding sequence ATGTCAAAAAATACTTATGATATCGCCAATGATATGGAAAAAGCAATCCGAGAAAGTGACGAGTTCAAAAGTTTGAAACAAGCCTTTGATGCTGTAATGGGGGACGAGTCAACAAGAAGAATGTTTGATGACTTCCGTGATACACAACTTGAACTTCAACAAAAACAAATGCAAGGTTTAGAAATCACTGAAGAAGAAGTTGAAAAGGCCAGAAAAGTAGTAGAAGTTGTTCAACAAAACCCAGTGATCTCTAAACTTATGGAAGAAGAGCAACGCTTAAATGTATTAATTAATGATATTAGTACCATTATTACGAAGCCCCTTGAAGAGCTTTATGGTCAAGATCAATAG